From the genome of Cherax quadricarinatus isolate ZL_2023a unplaced genomic scaffold, ASM3850222v1 Contig41, whole genome shotgun sequence, one region includes:
- the LOC138851161 gene encoding mucin-21-like encodes MTSHRKIARISMLSGYCPSSYCSVCGYTTRDKIFLRYKEPTCSNYCHTDCIPEEEFCCSQVENFRKFKDIHNPVVYVDTSLELQEEGSEVLPQGLLSKDQECPLGLCCKVAAKIIHHREALHELLKSLDNLQAIVGQCKPASSDVSCSADGDTIDKDWKSHTELNSGVNNWWNSVIAKVPQTDRVQNTTFGNSNIIPLTTTEGTNPLPSNEGSLGSVNSPTPDISAPATASPLDSAHTISDTTSVSTPADTILESGSSASSASSESGVSQPEIGAVNNQGTVTSPDHLLCQSTNSRDTSVRNGRGSDRGCGRGRGGGRHLQSSRPPLTQFQRQNLRTNLQNTGGATNHSPLSQTPRLCSRCHQKGHTACEIPGAITATRKDIRRTSVGRKRNLTDRTTCLETCSQNKPAGSLNW; translated from the coding sequence atgacttcacatcgcaaaatagcaagaatatctatgctatctggctattgtcccagtagttactgcagtgtttgtgggtataccacaagggacaaaatttttCTTAGATATAAggaacctacttgttccaactactgccacacagattgcattccagaagaagaattttgttgcagccaggttgaaaatttcagaaaatttaaggatatccataatcctgtggtatatgtggatacaagcctggagctacaggaggaaggttcagaagtcctacctcagggacttctgtccaaagatcaagaatgccctcttgggctgtgttgtaaagttgcagctaagataatccatcacagggaagcacttcatgagctcctcaaatcattagataacctccaagctattgtaggtcagtgcaagcctgcatcaagtgacgtaagctgctcagctgatggtgacactattgacaaagactggaagtcccacactgagcttaactcaggggtaaataactggtggaattctgtcatcgctaaggtcccacagactgacagagttcaaaacactacctttgggaattctaacataATTCCTCTGacaaccacagagggaacaaatcctcttcctagcaacgaaggaagccttggatctgttaattctcctacacctgacatctctgctccagccactgccagtccacttgacagtgcacataccatctctgatactacatctgtcagcacacctgccgacactattctagaatctggcagcagtgcttcatcagcaagttctgagtcaggagtttctcaaccagagattggtgcagttaataatcagggaactgtCACTTCGCCTGATCACCTACtgtgccaaagtacgaacagcagggacacatctgtcagaaatGGTAGAGGAAGTGACAGAGGatgtggaagaggacgtggaggaggaagacatctacagtcatctcgccctccactaacacagttccagcggcagaacctgaggacaaatctgcaaaacacaggaggggcaacaaatcatagtccactcTCCCAGACACCTAgactgtgctctcgctgtcaccagaaggggcacactgcctgcgagataccaggtgcaattactgctacaagaaaggacatcaggaggaccagtgtaggaagaaaaaggaacttgacagacaggaccacctgtttagagacctgttctcagaacaaaccagcaggatctctgaactggtga